A genomic region of Papaver somniferum cultivar HN1 chromosome 7, ASM357369v1, whole genome shotgun sequence contains the following coding sequences:
- the LOC113296602 gene encoding non-specific lipid-transfer protein A-like: MVQLMVQPSQAFTCTDVDKSLVQCMPYLVGSASQPVPACCDGVKQIKGMATTTDEKRQACSCVKDAANKYQNIKEDAASGLPTKCGVPLSYPISKNIDCNTIN, encoded by the exons ATGGTTCAATTGATGGTTCAACCAAGCCAAGCCTTTACCTGCACCGATGTTGATAAGTCCCTTGTGCAGTGCATGCCATACTTGGTTGGCAGTGCCTCTCAGCCAGTTCCAGCATGTTGTGATGGAGTTAAGCAAATCAAAGGGATGGCAACTACCACCGACGAAAAGCGCCAAGCTTGCAGCTGTGTTAAAGATGCAGCTAATAAATACCAGAACATAAAGGAAGATGCAGCCAGTGGACTCCCTACCAAATGCGGTGTTCCTCTCTCTTACCCTATCTCCAAAAACATTGATTGCAATAC AATCAATTGA
- the LOC113300415 gene encoding conserved oligomeric Golgi complex subunit 1-like → MRTPRTSTASPPATTNDESGFRDAESLFRTKPISEIRTIETKTQKEIEEKKEELRQLVGNRYRDLIDSADSIVCMKSSCQSISSNISMIENYIHSLSNNNNNDDNTPRMVHSNPVRVRVYGIACRVKYLVDTPENIWGCLDESMFLEASGRYIRAKLVHDLVVSSENKEFLKNFPLVGHQWQIVESFKGQISARSRERLMDCDLGIGAYADALGAVAVIDEVGPEEVLRLFLESRKSWVSMKLGGSGDVVSVFGEIVKIIQVSLGQVGEMFLQVLNDMPLFYKTILESPPGSQLFGGLPNPEEEVKQWKLHREKLESVMLVLDKELIAKTCLNWLKTCGEETVSKVNGRYLIDSISSGEELASAEKLIRESLDSRKVLEGSLEWLKSVFGSEIESPWNRIRELVLGNDEDLWDGIIEDAFVRRMKEILDSGFKDLSRVVNVRDSIRAIVPVPGVGRIDFITYLNRPSTGGGVWFLEPNVRKTGKGLTSRGATDENDFHSCLNAYFGPEVGQIRDAVDSRCQKILEDFMCFLGSPRAASRLRELSSYLQDECYESLSTIVGEIEEELRHLSSSIKHIKEDSEPAAILVERSLFIGRLLFAFRNHSSHIPLILCSLRLWVNATSSMMFDKGTSSRPVNSRISLDSPMRDSPRRQSLNGIRRQSSSTSAALSGVIDSASPKLDLLSTKFRDICIWAHSLWITWVSDELSAILSKEINNDDALSLTSSSRSWEETVIKQENSSEGPVEMKIELPSMPSLYLTSFLYQASEEVHRIGGHVLDKLILQKFALGLLERVLGIYGSFLSTLDARSPKVTERGVLQILLDLRFVFDVLSGGDLNMNDELSKTPKSKLSMKSQVQKQDSSVSRKRILELTSSLSQRLDPIDWQTYESYLWENEKQAYLRHAVLFGFFVQLNRMYTDTQRKLPSNSESNIIRCSIVPRFKYLPISAPALSSRGTAKSALPSSTEDISSRSSWKSYPSGDSSPILDYDDTSSFGVANPLFRSFMQVGTRFGESTLKLGSMLTDGQVGRLKDKSAAAMSTFGDMLPVQAAGLLSSLSVRSTDL, encoded by the exons ATGAGAACACCTCGGACATCAACAGcatcaccaccagcaacaacaaatGACGAATCAGGATTCCGAGACGCAGAATCACTCTTCCGGACAAAACCAATCTCCGAAATCCGAACAATCGAGACCAAAACACAGAAAGAAATcgaggaaaagaaagaagaactccGTCAATTAGTCGGTAATCGTTATCGTGATCTAATTGATTCAGCTGATTCAATTGTATGTATGAAATCATCATGTCAATCCATATCATCAAACATTTCCATGATTGAGAATTACATTCATTCACTttcaaataacaataataatgatGATAATACCCCTAGGATGGTTCATAGTAATCCTGTTAGAGTAAGGGTGTATGGAATTGCTTGTAGGGTAAAATATTTAGTTGATACGCCGGAGAATATCTGGGGTTGTTTGGATGAATCTATGTTTTTAGAGGCATCTGGGAGGTACATTAGGGCGAAATTAGTACATGATTTGGTTGTCAGTAGTGAGAATAAGGAGTTTTTGAAGAATTTTCCGTTGGTAGGGCATCAATGGCAGATTGTTGAGAGTTTTAAAGGGCAGATATCTGCCAGAAGTAGAGAGAGATTGATGGATTGTGATTTGGGGATTGGGGCTTACGCTGATGCGTTGGGCGCGGTTGCGGTTATTGACGAGGTAGGGCCGGAGGAGGTGTTGAGGTTGTTTCTGGAGTCGAGGAAATCGTGGGTTTCAATGAAATTAGGGGGTTCGGGGGATGTGGTTTCGGTTTTTGGTGAAATTGTTAAGATAATTCAGGTTAGTTTAGGGCAGGTAGGAGAAATGTTTTTACAAGTGTTGAATGATATGCCGTTGTTTTATAAAACTATATTGGAGTCTCCACCTGGTTCGCAGTTGTTTGGCGGGTTGCCGAATCCGGAAGAGGAAGTGAAGCAGTGGAAATTACATAGGGAAAAGCTTGAATCTGTTATGCTGGTATTGGATAAGGAGTTGATTGCGAAAACTTGTTTGAATTGGTTGAAGACTTGTGGGGAAGAGACTGTTAGTAAAGTCAATGGGAGATACTTAATTGATAGTATTAGTAGTGGGGAAGAGTTGGCATCAGCTGAGAAGCTGATCAGAGAGTCGTTGGATAGCCGTAAGGTGTTGGAAGGGAGTTTGGAGTGGCTTAAGAGTGTTTTTGGATCTGAAATTGAATCTCCTTGGAACAGGATTCGTGAACTTGTCTTGGGAAATGATGAAGATCTTTGGGACGGTATCATTGAGGATGCTTTTGTTCGGAGGATGAAAGAGATTCTAGATTCCGGATTTAAGGATTTAAGTAGAGTTGTTAATGTAAGGGATTCGATCAGGGCAATTGTGCCGGTTCCTGGAGTAGGTCGCATTGATTTCATAACGTATTTAAACAGACCATCTACAGGTGGTGGAGTTTGGTTTTTGGAGCCAAATGTTAGAAAGACTGGTAAGGGATTGACATCTAGAGGGGCAACAGATGAAAATGACTTCCATAGTTGTCTGAACGCGTATTTCGGTCCAGAAGTTGGTCAGATTAGAGATGCAGTAGACAGCAGATGCCAGAAAATTCTTGAAGATTTTATGTGCTTCTTAGGGTCCCCCAGAGCTGCTTCAAGGTTGAGAGAGTTATCTTCTTATCTGCAGGATGAATGTTATGAAAGTTTATCAACTATTGTGGGAGAAATTGAAGAGGAACTTCgacacctatcatcttcgataaaACATATCAAAGAGGACTCTGAACCAGCAGCTATATTGGTTGAAAGATCTCTATTCATCGGGCGTCTCTTATTTGCATTTCGAAATCACTCAAGCCACATACCGTTGATACTCTGTTCTCTAAGGTTATGGGTGAATGCCACAAGCTCTATGATGTTTGATAAGGGAACATCGTCCCGCCCTGTGAACTCGAGGATTTCCCTTGATTCTCCCATGCGTGATAGCCCCAGAAGGCAAAGTCTGAATGGCATTAGAAGGCAATCTTCGTCGACGTCAGCTGCCTTGTCTGGAGTGATTGACAGTGCCAGTCCAAAGCTTGATTTACTTAGCACGAAATTCCGAGATATATGCATCTGGGCTCACAGTTTGTGGATAACTTGGGTATCCGATGAATTATCTGCCATTCTATCAAAGGAGATCAATAATGACGATGCATTGTCATTGACATCTTCCTCGAGG AGCTGGGAGGAAACTGTCATTAAACAAGAGAATTCCAGTGAGGGTCCTGTGGAGATGAAGATAGAACTTCCTTCCATGCCTTCACTTTATCTTACATCTTTCTTATACCAAGCTAGTGAAGAGGTTCATAGAATTGGAGGGCACGTCCTTGACAAATTAATTCTGCAGAAATTTGCTCTGGGTCTTTTGGAAAGG GTGCTGGGTATATATGGCAGCTTTCTTTCTACCTTAGATGCTCGCAGTCCTAAGGTGACTGAAAGAGGAGTGCTGCAAATTCTATTAGATTTAAGATTCGTTTTTGATGTTTTATCTGGGGGTGACTTGAACATGAACGATGAGTTATCTAAAACTCCCAAGTCCAAGCTCTCTATGAAAAGTCAGGTGCAAAAACAGGACTCTTCTGTCAGTAGAAAGCGCATTCTGGAATTGACAAGTAGTCTCTCACAAAGGCTGGATCCTATAGATTGGCAAAC GTATGAGTCTTATCTCTGGGAGAATGAGAAACAGGCATACCTACGGCATGCTGTCCTCTTTGGTTTCTTTGTGCAGCTTAATCGAATGTACACTGACACCCAGCGGAAATTGCCTAGCAATTCTGAATCAAACATCATTAGGTGTTCCATAGTCCCACGTTTCAAATACCTTCCAATCAG TGCTCCAGCATTGTCTTCGAGGGGGACAGCTAAATCAGCTCTTCCAAGTTCCACTGAAGATATATCTTCCAGAAGCTCCTGGAAAAGCTATCCGAGTGGAGACAGCTCACCAATACTCGACTATGACGATACTTCTAGCTTTGGAGTTGCCAACCCTTTATTTAGGTCTTTCATGCAG GTCGGCACTAGATTTGGTGAGAGCACACTGAAACTGGGGTCCATGCTTACAGATGGACAAGTAGGAAGGCTAAAGGACAAATCAGCAGCAGCCATGTCGACATTCGGTGACATGTTACCAGTCCAGGCAGCGGGCCTTCTATCTTCTCTTAGTGTCAGGTCGACTGACCTTTGA